In Castanea sativa cultivar Marrone di Chiusa Pesio chromosome 6, ASM4071231v1, a single window of DNA contains:
- the LOC142639434 gene encoding uncharacterized protein LOC142639434, with amino-acid sequence MTQGFWWPKCKGTPPTTSKGASDVRGRGHQEVRVENIVTRFRVLEYLVSNNDLQFDSKSFHKYCNDLGTKNRYSIPAYPQSNSQAKPMNKVIVNGLKKRLEGTKGSWTKELPNVLWAYRTTPRRSTGETPYFLTYGAEAVILAEVSLHKARVLDFSLATNEELMLKQLDSLEECQEAATICLADYQ; translated from the exons ATGACTCAAGGGTTTTGGTGGCCAAAATGCAAAGGGACGCCGCCAACAACGTCTAAAGGTGCAAGTGATGTCAGAG GACGTGGACATCAAGAAGTTCGTGTGGAAAACATAGTGACTAGGTTTAGAGTGCTAGAGTACCTTGTGTCTAATAATGATTTACAGTTTGACAGCAAATCTTTTCACAAGTACTGCAATGACCTCGGCACCAAGAATAGATATTCAATTCCAGCATACCCTCAAAGCAACAGTCAAGCTAAACCGATGAATAAAGTAATTGTTAATGGTTTGAAGAAGAGGCTAGAAGGAACCAAGGGAAGCTGGACCAAGGAGTTGCCAAACGTTCTTTGGGCGTACCGAACAACCCCAAGAAGATCAACAGGCGAGACCCCTTACTTCTTAACGTACGGGGCAGAGGCTGTTATACTGGCAGAAGTGAGTTTACATAAAGCACGAGTATTGGATTTTTCCTTGGCCACGAATGAAGAACTAATGTTAAAGCAATTGGATTCATTGGAGGAGTGCCAAGAAGCAGCGACTATTTGTTTGGCAGATTATCAATAG
- the LOC142638764 gene encoding F-box protein At4g09920-like: protein MDMANSATHHQSDSKRKKVELSQDAVVSIDRISNLSDSLICHILSFLPTKEAVVTSILSNRWKTLWTLVPKINLEKNRFQKIPLSLTHIVYRVLALHRAPLLRNFSLTSYSPCDPFHLDTWIHTVIGRKVQQLRLHFYHSKKLVKLPRTVFTCKTIVILELIADIVLDPPSKFQFPSLKILCLCEIAYKSEDSFSNLLSGCPVLEDLRVKLREDLDGATNFKIILPTLKRLGIEFIPGYPKPHDYKFEIYSPALENFRFCGDLGNLVFIEKLTKVVDAEVGIYAGHWVLENGLHYGARIFKLVRELNCSKFLSICPGQKECLCFDSIYPSMYQNLVRLEFGVNLSNWHVLKALLLVAPNLKVLVLDKNDYDEEDNRLCCIGRLDGSGCLSLLTAFSFNGYEELEHEVEFVRYVLNEARLLNAMTIKIYDKRFKESLLQRLSMIPRQSTKCVITVE, encoded by the exons ATGGATATGGCCAACTCAGCTACTCATCATCAATCGGACTCAAAACGCAAGAAAGTTGAACTCTCTCAAGACGCAGTGGTTTCCATTGACAGGATCAGCAATCTATCAGACTCTCTTATCTGCCACATCCTTTCTTTTCTACCAACCAAAGAAGCCGTCGTCACAAGCATTTTGTCGAACAGATGGAAGACCCTCTGGACTCTCGTCCCAAAAATCAACCTCGAGAAAAACCGCTTCCAGAAAATCCCCTTAAGCTTAACACATATTGTGTACAGAGTTTTGGCTCTACACAGAGCACCGTTGCTCCGAAATTTTAGCCTCACATCATATTCTCCCTGTGACCCATTCCATCTCGACACATGGATCCACACCGTCATAGGCCGTAAAGTCCAACAACTCCGTCTCCACTTTTACCATTCTAAGAAACTTGTGAAGTTGCCCCGTACGGTCTTCACTTGCAAAACAATTGTGATTCTCGAATTAATAGCCGATATTGTGCTCGACCCTCCTTCTAAATTTCAGTTTCCGAGCCTCAAGATTCTGTGTCTGTGCGAAATTGCTTATAAATCCGAAGACTCTTTCTCGAATCTCTTATCTGGCTGCCCAGTACTCGAAGATTTGAGGGTGAAATTAAGAGAAGATTTGGACGGTGCaaccaattttaaaataatcttaCCCACTCTTAAACGTTTGGGAATCGAGTTTATACCAGGCTACCCCAAACCCCATGATTACAAATTTGAGATATACAGCCCGGCACTTGAAAACTTTCGATTTTGTGGTGATTTGGGCAACCTCGTTTTCATTGAAAAGTTAACTAAAGTAGTTGATGCAGAAGTCGGTATTTACGCTGGGCATTGGGTTCTTGAAAATGGATTACATTATGGAGCTAGGATATTCAAGCTTGTTAGAGAACTAAATTGCTCTAAATTCCTTTCAATATGTCCTGGCCAAAAAGAG TGCCTCTGTTTTGATTCTATTTATCCTTCCATGTACCAAAATTTGGTCCGATTGGAGTTTGGAGTGAATCTATCTAACTGGCACGTGCTAAAAGCCTTGCTCCTAGTGGCTCCTAATTTAAAAGTTCTTGTTCTTGATAAG AATGATTATGATGAAGAGGACAATCGGTTATGCTGCATTGGGCGACTGGATGGTTCTGGTTGCCTGTCATTACTTACAGCCTTTAGTTTTAATGGATATGAAGAATTAGAACATGAGGTTGAATTTGTAAGATATGTTCTTAATGAGGCAAGACTCTTGAATGCAATGACAATCAAAATTTATGATAAGCGTTTCAAGGAAAGTCTTCTCCAGAGGCTATCAATGATCCCAAGGCAGTCAACAAAATGTGTAATTACTGTTGAATAA